The following coding sequences lie in one Metopolophium dirhodum isolate CAU chromosome 5, ASM1992520v1, whole genome shotgun sequence genomic window:
- the LOC132945502 gene encoding uncharacterized protein LOC132945502, which produces MVKIQQTETAIISNINKLESKANQVGKLINEMEVRQIMNEQTEELNVLLTQHSFQTHNLVAIVNTAQVGHMHSSIISATDFLAELQQVRIQLDSRENFAEQVTIQNVHKLMKMSNLQVIRVADTLIFIIAIPIVDTREYRLYKSIPLPIKQKKSVYALIQPTNKYLAMSEDNVYSIYIDDIELSKCIHMQEYYICSNTQTHYIQETDNCEAKMRNYLVVRIKM; this is translated from the coding sequence ATGGTGAAGATACAACAAACTGAAACAgcgataataagtaatataaacaaGTTGGAAAGTAAAGCAAACCAAGTAGGTAAATTGATTAATGAAATGGAAGTTAGACAAATAATGAATGAACAAACTGAggaattaaatgttttgttaacACAACATTCATTCCAAACTCACAATCTAGTAGCAATAGTAAATACAGCACAAGTAGGTCATATGCATTCTAGCATTATTTCGGCGACAGATTTTTTAGCAGAGTTACAACAAGTGAGAATACAATTAGATTCGAGAGAGAACTTCGCTGAACAAGTCACAATACAGAATGTacataagttaatgaaaatgaGTAACTTACAAGTAATAAGAGTAGCAGATACATTGATATTCATAATAGCCATTCCGATAGTCGATACAAGGGAATACCGCCTATACAAATCAATACCATTGCCTATAAAACAGAAAAAGTCAGTATATGCGTTAATTCAACCAACGAATAAATACTTGGCCATGTCAGAGGATAATGTGTATTCAATATACATAGATGACATAGAGTTAAGCAAATGCATACATAtgcaagaatattatatttgttcgaACACTCAGACGCACTATATTCAAGAAACGGACAATTGTGAAGCGAAAATGcgaaattatttagtagtcaGGATAAAGATGTAA